A stretch of Sandaracinaceae bacterium DNA encodes these proteins:
- a CDS encoding matrixin family metalloprotease, with product MPLPRTRLVLSSALAAAFTLWAGPAAAYRTLADVEGTADPIAWEATPRVALDEASFAAPLRQTVAVELEHAAEVWNHVACGGPLLAVDLLAVDLLVVDHRAAVPEVRVRFEPAWAEAGFDADAAATTDVVLQSAPEGGTRLVSATIHLNGTMSWKPHGEARRRSERDVRVVLVHELGHVLGLAHNCEPSQPALECSDAHRGIVMHPIYGEGGGISLAADDQDGICALYAERAPLPAECTQTAECFEGEVCLDGACQADSSFGAACAVRSDCLTTYCIADSSSPAGGICTRQCEASAECPSGTACIPVEGQSLHVCGPIGSAASCSVTLGRGSSSAPFALFLTLAGLCVFRRLGCRP from the coding sequence GTGCCGCTTCCACGCACGCGTCTTGTCCTGTCCAGCGCCCTCGCGGCCGCCTTCACTCTGTGGGCGGGCCCCGCCGCGGCGTACCGAACCCTCGCCGACGTCGAGGGCACGGCGGACCCCATCGCCTGGGAGGCCACCCCGCGCGTCGCGCTGGACGAGGCCTCCTTCGCGGCTCCGCTCCGGCAGACGGTGGCGGTCGAGCTCGAGCACGCGGCGGAGGTCTGGAACCACGTCGCCTGCGGGGGCCCGCTGCTCGCCGTCGACCTGCTCGCCGTCGACCTGCTCGTCGTCGACCATCGCGCCGCTGTCCCCGAGGTCCGCGTGCGCTTCGAGCCCGCCTGGGCCGAGGCGGGCTTCGACGCCGACGCGGCCGCCACCACCGACGTCGTGCTCCAGAGCGCCCCGGAGGGCGGCACCCGCCTCGTCAGCGCCACCATCCACCTGAACGGCACCATGAGCTGGAAGCCGCACGGCGAGGCTCGCCGCCGGAGCGAGCGGGATGTGCGCGTCGTGCTCGTCCACGAGCTGGGCCACGTGCTCGGCCTGGCCCACAACTGCGAGCCCTCCCAGCCCGCGCTCGAGTGCAGCGACGCCCACCGCGGCATCGTCATGCACCCCATCTACGGCGAGGGCGGAGGCATCTCGCTCGCGGCCGATGACCAAGACGGCATCTGCGCCCTCTACGCCGAGCGCGCTCCGCTGCCCGCCGAGTGCACCCAGACCGCAGAGTGCTTCGAGGGCGAGGTCTGCCTCGACGGCGCGTGCCAGGCGGACAGCAGCTTCGGCGCCGCTTGCGCCGTGCGCTCGGACTGCCTCACCACCTACTGCATCGCCGACTCGAGCTCGCCCGCAGGCGGCATCTGCACGCGCCAGTGCGAGGCCAGCGCGGAGTGCCCGAGCGGCACGGCGTGCATCCCGGTCGAGGGCCAGAGCTTGCACGTGTGCGGCCCCATCGGGAGCGCCGCTAGCTGCAGCGTCACTCTCGGCCGGGGCTCATCGAGCGCGCCATTCGCTCTCTTCCTCACTCTGGCTGGGCTGTGCGTCTTCCGCCGTCTAGGATGCCGCCCATGA
- a CDS encoding four helix bundle protein, with protein MLRITEEAIVWLRSIKPIWKAVAKHDKNLARQLRDSAASVVGNLAEGEQRGGGHERERFGTDYGSADETRVWLLAAAALGYVSDEAVEGPADSDKARATMWKLMPSRVGVAGWLRLRSESPRLSSAQTRRLDAVLLMATPASESASCSACDS; from the coding sequence ATGCTCCGAATCACCGAAGAAGCGATCGTCTGGCTGCGCTCGATCAAGCCGATTTGGAAGGCCGTCGCGAAGCACGACAAGAACCTCGCGCGGCAGCTGCGCGACAGCGCGGCGAGCGTCGTGGGGAACCTGGCCGAAGGCGAGCAGCGGGGCGGCGGGCACGAGCGCGAGCGGTTCGGGACGGACTATGGATCGGCCGACGAGACGCGCGTGTGGCTGCTCGCGGCGGCGGCCCTCGGGTACGTGAGTGACGAGGCGGTCGAGGGGCCCGCGGATTCGGACAAGGCGCGCGCGACGATGTGGAAGTTGATGCCATCGCGGGTAGGGGTCGCTGGGTGGCTCCGGCTTCGGTCGGAGTCACCCAGGCTCTCCTCCGCGCAGACGCGACGCCTCGATGCGGTGCTGTTGATGGCGACGCCCGCCTCCGAGTCCGCCTCCTGTTCCGCGTGCGATTCCTAG
- a CDS encoding GntR family transcriptional regulator, producing MSTGPYRGPGKAPSIAIDLDSAVPLYRQIADGVRALIARDVLSDGDPLPSVRKLGGMLGVNLNTVAKAYRVLADERVVELKQGAPARVKTPPEDDALDPALERRLHDLVGRLRLSGVAPDDARRMFERALARFYGEEDGGKTS from the coding sequence ATGAGCACGGGACCCTATCGCGGGCCCGGCAAGGCGCCGTCGATCGCCATCGACCTCGACAGTGCCGTCCCCCTCTACCGCCAGATCGCGGACGGAGTGCGCGCCTTGATCGCGCGCGACGTCTTGTCGGATGGCGACCCGCTCCCGAGCGTTCGGAAGCTGGGGGGGATGCTGGGCGTGAACCTGAACACGGTGGCCAAGGCCTACCGGGTGCTCGCGGACGAGCGCGTGGTGGAGCTCAAGCAGGGCGCGCCGGCGCGCGTGAAGACGCCGCCGGAGGACGACGCCCTGGATCCTGCGCTCGAGCGACGACTCCACGATCTGGTGGGGCGCTTGAGGCTGAGCGGCGTCGCCCCGGACGACGCTCGGCGCATGTTCGAGCGCGCGCTCGCGCGCTTCTACGGGGAGGAGGACGGAGGGAAGACATCATGA
- a CDS encoding enoyl-CoA hydratase/isomerase family protein has translation MTKLVLRETTDGVTTLTMNNPSKLNGWTQKMLAAVTDALKQAGEDDATRAVILTGADPYYCAGVNLGATIRPMHPAKLHAFIVEHNQALFETFIRFPKPILIAANGPAIGACVTSATLCDAIIASERATFSTPFATLGITPEGCSSVMFPRLLGAEAAARMLGPEAWKPTAAEALEIGLVQWVVPHEELMAEAQRIARGWVEDGAERTYRGDATREELERVNAEESRQLADAFLSPAFLEGQLRFLWGKKKLRASAVFLTARLTHPLWSRLL, from the coding sequence ATGACGAAGCTCGTGCTGCGGGAGACCACCGACGGGGTCACCACGCTGACCATGAACAACCCGTCCAAGCTCAACGGCTGGACGCAGAAGATGCTCGCCGCCGTCACGGACGCGCTGAAGCAGGCGGGCGAAGACGACGCCACGCGCGCCGTGATCCTGACCGGCGCCGACCCCTACTACTGCGCGGGCGTGAACCTGGGCGCGACCATCCGCCCGATGCACCCCGCGAAGCTCCACGCCTTCATCGTCGAGCACAACCAGGCGCTCTTCGAGACCTTCATCCGCTTCCCCAAGCCGATCCTCATCGCCGCCAACGGCCCCGCCATCGGCGCGTGCGTGACCTCCGCGACCCTCTGCGACGCCATCATCGCGTCCGAGCGCGCCACCTTCTCCACCCCGTTCGCGACCCTCGGCATCACGCCCGAGGGCTGCTCGAGCGTCATGTTCCCGCGCCTTCTGGGAGCCGAAGCCGCAGCGCGCATGCTCGGCCCCGAGGCGTGGAAGCCGACCGCCGCCGAGGCCCTCGAGATCGGCCTCGTCCAGTGGGTCGTCCCGCACGAAGAGCTCATGGCCGAAGCCCAGCGCATCGCCCGAGGCTGGGTCGAGGACGGCGCCGAGCGAACCTACCGCGGCGACGCCACCCGCGAGGAGCTCGAGCGCGTCAACGCCGAGGAGTCCCGTCAGCTCGCGGACGCGTTCCTGAGCCCCGCCTTCCTGGAGGGGCAGCTTCGGTTCCTGTGGGGCAAGAAGAAGCTGCGAGCCTCGGCGGTCTTCCTGACGGCGCGGCTCACGCATCCCCTGTGGTCGCGGCTGCTCTGA
- a CDS encoding DUF1648 domain-containing protein: MNTWIATCSLAISIALTGLIVEWLARHAHPRRLFLMSLGRPRTADDDRRALRLRLANALVTTLGVVLAFSPAPDAVRVIAGVICPLVSTAWLLLEMWGAIRSRAAEPIPARYVVSLEDPPRTRDYISIPLQLANVLMLIVPSAVFVWLLGQLPASIPVHWDAAGHIDRYGSPSELWMMPAFIAFDVLLLWGIAYGVAKERWASPEQSAEAYAALQLERRTLMVRMTEWIMTSINLSMVVIWIGLALSGLPGWGDVVGPSIAIALGLMAVGTVAPLVVYLRRLVAVKDQIQALAGTEVLGTRPDGWKLGGVVYYAPEDPAVFVPKRLGIGQTLNFARPASWIVLGAILVVPIVISLVALIV, encoded by the coding sequence ATGAACACGTGGATTGCGACCTGCTCGTTGGCCATCTCGATCGCGCTCACCGGCCTGATCGTCGAGTGGCTCGCGCGCCACGCCCACCCGCGTCGGCTCTTCCTGATGAGCCTCGGCCGCCCGCGCACCGCCGACGACGACCGCCGCGCCCTGCGCCTGCGCCTCGCCAACGCCCTCGTCACCACCCTCGGCGTGGTCCTCGCCTTCTCCCCCGCGCCCGACGCCGTCCGCGTCATCGCGGGCGTGATCTGCCCCCTCGTCTCCACGGCCTGGCTGCTCCTCGAGATGTGGGGTGCCATCCGCAGCCGCGCCGCCGAGCCCATCCCCGCCCGCTACGTCGTCTCTCTCGAGGACCCGCCGCGGACCCGCGACTACATCTCGATCCCGCTCCAGCTCGCCAACGTGCTGATGCTGATCGTGCCGAGCGCCGTCTTCGTCTGGCTCCTCGGCCAGCTCCCCGCCTCCATCCCCGTCCACTGGGACGCCGCGGGGCACATCGACCGCTACGGCTCGCCCTCGGAGCTCTGGATGATGCCGGCCTTCATCGCCTTCGACGTGCTGCTCCTCTGGGGCATCGCGTACGGCGTCGCGAAGGAGCGCTGGGCCTCCCCCGAGCAGAGCGCCGAGGCGTACGCCGCGCTCCAGCTCGAGCGGCGCACCCTCATGGTGCGCATGACCGAGTGGATCATGACGTCCATCAACCTCTCCATGGTGGTGATCTGGATCGGCCTCGCGCTCTCCGGCCTCCCCGGCTGGGGCGACGTCGTCGGCCCGTCCATCGCCATCGCCCTCGGCCTCATGGCCGTCGGCACCGTCGCGCCCCTCGTCGTCTACCTCCGCCGCCTCGTCGCGGTGAAGGACCAGATCCAGGCGCTCGCGGGCACCGAGGTGCTCGGCACGCGCCCCGACGGATGGAAGCTCGGCGGCGTCGTCTACTACGCGCCCGAGGACCCCGCCGTCTTCGTGCCCAAGCGCCTCGGCATCGGGCAGACCCTCAACTTCGCCCGGCCCGCCTCGTGGATCGTGCTCGGCGCCATCCTCGTCGTGCCGATCGTGATCAGCCTCGTCGCGCTGATCGTCTAG
- a CDS encoding transglycosylase SLT domain-containing protein yields the protein MRRLALSAALLIGCAGAPPRAASPAASTTPPDTEPTARPPEAPTSPPPPSDGAAALARAFEARMTVWTRPDGSRVLTRRCREGPVDCAARIARFAQLIDETARRHHLDPFLLAALAWRESGLDPSALGRRGEAGIVQLHPRGAGRDMRYVRDAAYRAQCQSELDACQGPVLERGAETLARAIEECGSLVSGLGAYATGHCTESARHPQQVLEERENLRRLAEDPAAN from the coding sequence GTGAGGCGCCTCGCACTCTCCGCGGCGCTGCTGATCGGCTGCGCGGGCGCCCCGCCGCGAGCGGCCTCGCCCGCCGCGTCGACCACCCCGCCCGACACCGAGCCAACCGCGCGCCCGCCCGAAGCGCCGACCTCGCCGCCTCCCCCGTCGGACGGCGCCGCCGCCCTCGCGCGCGCCTTCGAAGCGCGCATGACCGTCTGGACGCGCCCCGACGGAAGCCGCGTCCTCACCCGCCGATGCCGCGAGGGCCCCGTCGATTGCGCGGCCCGCATCGCGCGCTTCGCGCAGCTCATCGACGAGACCGCGCGCCGCCACCACCTCGACCCCTTCTTGCTCGCCGCGCTCGCCTGGCGCGAGTCCGGGCTCGACCCGTCGGCCCTCGGGAGGCGCGGCGAGGCGGGCATCGTGCAGCTCCACCCCCGGGGCGCGGGCCGCGACATGCGCTACGTGCGCGACGCCGCCTACCGCGCGCAGTGCCAGTCCGAGCTCGACGCGTGCCAGGGCCCCGTGCTCGAGCGCGGCGCGGAGACCCTCGCGCGCGCCATCGAGGAGTGCGGCTCGCTCGTCTCCGGCCTCGGCGCCTACGCCACCGGTCACTGCACCGAGTCGGCGCGCCACCCACAGCAGGTGCTCGAAGAGCGAGAGAACTTGCGCCGCCTCGCCGAGGACCCCGCCGCGAATTGA
- a CDS encoding OmpA family protein has product MNSILRALSIGALTLATACGGGQANAGASVNSDGTVSADANASVDTPVGTAGAGVSATAGGSVAPTPVPTSQGGYAATTVPANCVEEWVHMPLIINFPSGGAIIDAQNRAVLQEMVISAQARQDISAVRVEGHTDHCGNEANNMALSQQRAVTVANELVVMGVPRERITTVGFGSQMPRANEQCNRQQREELSRNMNRRVEFSLLVCR; this is encoded by the coding sequence ATGAACAGCATTCTGCGTGCCCTTTCCATCGGCGCCCTCACGCTCGCGACCGCCTGTGGGGGCGGACAAGCGAACGCGGGTGCGAGCGTCAACAGCGACGGCACCGTGAGCGCGGACGCCAACGCCAGCGTCGACACCCCCGTCGGCACCGCCGGAGCGGGCGTGAGCGCCACCGCGGGCGGCTCCGTCGCCCCCACCCCGGTCCCCACCTCGCAGGGCGGCTACGCGGCCACCACCGTGCCCGCCAACTGCGTCGAGGAGTGGGTCCACATGCCCCTCATCATCAACTTCCCGAGCGGTGGCGCCATCATCGACGCCCAGAACCGCGCCGTGCTCCAGGAGATGGTCATCAGCGCGCAGGCCCGCCAGGACATCTCGGCCGTCCGCGTCGAGGGCCACACCGACCACTGCGGCAACGAGGCCAACAACATGGCGCTCAGCCAGCAGCGCGCCGTCACCGTCGCCAACGAGCTCGTCGTCATGGGCGTCCCGCGCGAGCGCATCACCACCGTCGGCTTCGGCTCCCAGATGCCGCGCGCCAACGAGCAGTGCAACCGCCAGCAGCGCGAAGAGCTCAGCCGCAACATGAACCGCCGCGTCGAGTTCAGCCTCCTCGTCTGCCGCTGA
- a CDS encoding serine/threonine-protein kinase, producing the protein MSQRRVVADRYDLVRPIGRGSAAVVYVAKDREGGREVALKLIPARAGLRPDEVAHFVSEITGATSERGAVSHLGLPAIQDAGLDAESLYLVSEMLHGETLRDLFARTEPGDEARIDALESCLDPLAAAHAAGLLHGDLSPSHVFLARRRTGEERVMLLDVGLSVLLRERRLAAEGVPLGSPRHASPERLGGGRIGKAHDVWAFGVMLYEAITGALPFVYEHLDALAHHVGRLPHPPPREVRPDVDVSMAQLVDLCLEKAPGRRPPDGRALMRLMKPLRSGIHGATRGDRSDGMLTTVIDQSGAAPAPPPEELEAGLVRSPREPRAHRALLEHYQREEIADGVWLAATALDHCGAATRAEIKIVHHHRRPPTAVLEQGLDRGLDAAGWAALLHGDQDPRIDAVWSELAEPVLALHRQDDASLGLPEATKMDLGRPVSDLPKAFARAVGAIRPGVLPRLYAGKPGKPPRHLPSHPPASIFPRAFEEPLPHGALVFAVGRHVAYYRPAHRVCTVLHEPEALEAAFDAGVRLGRGWAGERPEQVRLMELLNAQLTDLKRDRLRSVCARLGDSARAPDLGTWRRAVELSCARAGLLLCADLDGAAWMLRWNRERRRIPPEDALDDLIAFWSSGAHVRLRHVLGLASR; encoded by the coding sequence GTGTCCCAACGACGTGTCGTGGCCGATCGGTATGACCTCGTCCGCCCCATCGGGCGCGGCTCCGCGGCGGTGGTGTACGTCGCGAAGGACCGCGAGGGCGGGCGCGAGGTGGCGCTCAAGCTCATCCCCGCCCGCGCGGGGCTCCGGCCCGACGAGGTGGCGCACTTCGTGTCGGAGATCACGGGCGCGACGTCGGAGCGGGGCGCGGTCTCGCATCTTGGGCTCCCGGCGATCCAGGACGCGGGGCTCGACGCGGAGTCGCTCTATCTGGTGAGCGAGATGCTGCACGGCGAGACGCTGCGCGATCTCTTCGCGCGGACGGAGCCGGGGGACGAGGCGCGGATCGACGCGCTCGAGTCCTGCCTCGACCCGCTCGCGGCCGCGCACGCGGCGGGGCTCCTCCACGGCGATCTCAGCCCGAGCCACGTGTTCCTCGCGCGGCGGCGCACGGGCGAGGAGCGGGTGATGCTGCTGGACGTGGGGCTGAGCGTCCTCCTGCGCGAGCGGCGCCTCGCGGCGGAGGGCGTGCCGCTCGGCTCTCCACGGCACGCGAGCCCCGAGCGGCTCGGCGGCGGGCGCATCGGCAAGGCGCACGACGTGTGGGCGTTCGGGGTGATGCTCTACGAGGCGATCACGGGCGCCCTCCCCTTCGTGTACGAGCACCTCGACGCGCTGGCGCATCACGTGGGGCGCCTCCCGCATCCGCCGCCGCGCGAGGTCAGGCCGGACGTCGACGTGTCGATGGCGCAGCTGGTGGATCTCTGCCTGGAGAAGGCCCCGGGTCGGCGCCCGCCGGACGGCCGCGCGTTGATGCGTCTGATGAAGCCGCTGCGGAGCGGCATCCACGGCGCGACGCGGGGCGACCGCAGCGACGGGATGCTCACGACGGTCATCGACCAGAGCGGCGCCGCGCCCGCCCCTCCCCCGGAGGAGCTCGAGGCGGGGCTCGTCCGCAGCCCGCGTGAGCCCCGCGCGCACCGCGCCTTGCTGGAGCACTACCAGCGCGAGGAGATCGCGGACGGAGTCTGGCTCGCCGCCACCGCGCTCGACCACTGCGGGGCGGCGACGCGCGCGGAGATCAAGATCGTGCACCACCATCGGCGCCCGCCGACGGCGGTGCTGGAGCAGGGCCTCGACCGCGGGCTCGACGCGGCGGGCTGGGCGGCCTTGCTCCACGGCGACCAGGACCCGCGCATCGACGCGGTGTGGTCGGAGCTGGCGGAGCCGGTGCTGGCGCTGCACCGCCAGGACGACGCCTCGCTGGGCCTGCCCGAGGCGACGAAGATGGACCTGGGTCGGCCCGTGAGCGACCTGCCCAAGGCCTTCGCGCGGGCGGTGGGCGCGATCCGCCCGGGGGTCTTGCCGCGCCTGTATGCGGGCAAGCCGGGCAAGCCTCCGCGTCACCTCCCGAGCCACCCGCCGGCGTCGATCTTCCCGCGCGCGTTCGAGGAGCCGCTTCCGCACGGCGCGCTGGTCTTCGCGGTGGGCCGTCACGTGGCGTACTACCGCCCTGCGCACCGCGTCTGCACGGTGCTGCACGAGCCCGAGGCGCTCGAGGCGGCGTTCGACGCGGGCGTGCGTCTGGGCCGCGGCTGGGCGGGCGAGCGCCCGGAGCAGGTGCGCCTGATGGAGCTGCTGAACGCGCAGCTGACGGACCTGAAGCGAGACCGCCTCCGCTCCGTCTGCGCCCGACTCGGCGACTCGGCCCGCGCGCCCGACCTCGGCACCTGGCGCCGCGCCGTCGAGCTGAGCTGCGCCCGCGCGGGGCTCTTGCTGTGCGCAGATCTCGACGGCGCCGCCTGGATGCTCCGCTGGAACCGCGAGCGCCGCCGCATCCCGCCGGAGGACGCGCTCGACGACCTCATCGCGTTCTGGTCCAGCGGCGCGCACGTCCGCCTCCGCCACGTGCTCGGGCTCGCGAGCCGCTGA
- a CDS encoding Rpn family recombination-promoting nuclease/putative transposase, with product MSDEATHPSPHDALFKRVFADVARGGALLRALLPSELAAAVEWSTLELRPGESVGADLRGLASDLVFSARADGHAVHFHVLMEHQSTADPRMPFRITEYVVRLWQGQSQPVDGRLELPLIVPIVVYHGARPWKAPLDVGEAIMMSEALASSAGSLVPRLRYLLDDLTQLDADGLRARGLPAFATLALWALRSAFDRGFISTAANLSGLFDEVVTADDGGQALASLFGYLFIISRPDEDLVSEVLGHVSPRVREEVMELEEMLAAKKLEQGRAEGRAEGRAQRGAELVMKLLRLKFGAIDAGTEERVRAGSDADLDRWAERVLTARQLQDVFA from the coding sequence ATGAGCGACGAGGCGACGCACCCCTCTCCCCACGATGCGCTGTTCAAGCGGGTCTTCGCCGACGTCGCGCGCGGAGGGGCGCTGCTCCGGGCCCTCCTTCCATCGGAGCTCGCCGCGGCGGTCGAATGGTCGACGCTCGAGCTTCGACCGGGCGAGAGCGTCGGCGCCGACCTCCGAGGGTTGGCGAGCGACCTCGTCTTCTCGGCGCGCGCCGACGGGCACGCGGTGCACTTCCATGTCCTGATGGAGCACCAGAGCACGGCGGACCCTCGCATGCCGTTCCGGATCACCGAGTACGTGGTGCGACTCTGGCAAGGACAGAGCCAGCCGGTCGATGGTCGCCTGGAGCTGCCACTGATCGTGCCCATCGTCGTGTATCACGGCGCGCGGCCCTGGAAGGCACCGCTGGACGTGGGCGAAGCGATCATGATGAGCGAGGCGCTCGCGTCGAGCGCTGGGTCGCTCGTGCCGCGGCTGCGCTACCTGCTGGATGACCTGACGCAGCTGGACGCCGACGGGCTCCGCGCCCGCGGGTTGCCCGCCTTCGCCACGCTCGCCCTGTGGGCCCTGCGGAGCGCGTTCGATCGGGGCTTCATCTCGACCGCCGCCAACCTCTCCGGGCTGTTCGACGAGGTCGTCACGGCGGATGACGGTGGGCAGGCGCTGGCCAGCCTCTTCGGCTATCTTTTCATCATCAGCCGCCCGGACGAGGACCTCGTCTCGGAGGTCCTGGGCCACGTGAGCCCTCGGGTGCGGGAGGAAGTCATGGAGCTCGAGGAGATGCTCGCCGCCAAGAAGCTGGAGCAGGGACGCGCGGAGGGTCGCGCGGAGGGTCGCGCGCAGCGGGGCGCCGAGCTGGTGATGAAGCTGCTGCGGCTCAAGTTCGGCGCCATCGACGCGGGGACTGAAGAGCGCGTCCGCGCCGGCTCGGACGCCGACCTCGATCGCTGGGCCGAGCGCGTGCTGACCGCGCGCCAGCTCCAGGACGTGTTCGCGTAG
- a CDS encoding SUMF1/EgtB/PvdO family nonheme iron enzyme — protein sequence MNKLPTHKHRVPGAISVIATLMLALGCSGPAEPDDAGTDVPRDAEPPVLDSEVPPPDSGLAPECETGERRTADCGFCGMESQSCEDPGVWMATSECLGQGECEVGEVETRDGALCQQEQRICLDGCAWSDWEETRPAGVCEPLSERVSEESCAEGAERPETCDDACQWQPAGDCVDPCGGSIPLRTSPEWEREVCVPAGNFIRGSPTASNSIEPLEVYISAFYIDAYPVTYRRYDQCVAAGACAAPDAMTRNPDHTLLDRPAQGIDFARANAFCAWDGRRLPTEAEWMKAARGPSPRTNEFLWGDTWDCARVPYTMSCGWTRPPEYDGTDMVEFDFDALPGTESYFGTFLQGTATREWTADLSNCDESWYRANLSDPLCGPADTHLPQRVARGNITSRMYPLARRNGPLDSYTALGVRCVREVE from the coding sequence ATGAACAAGCTCCCCACCCACAAGCATCGTGTACCTGGCGCGATCTCCGTGATCGCAACTCTCATGCTCGCCCTCGGCTGCTCCGGCCCCGCCGAGCCCGACGACGCCGGCACCGACGTCCCGCGCGACGCGGAACCCCCCGTGCTCGACTCCGAGGTCCCGCCGCCCGACTCCGGCCTCGCCCCCGAGTGCGAGACCGGCGAGCGTCGCACGGCGGACTGCGGCTTCTGCGGCATGGAGTCCCAGTCCTGCGAGGACCCCGGCGTCTGGATGGCCACCAGCGAGTGCCTCGGCCAAGGCGAGTGCGAGGTCGGCGAGGTCGAGACCCGCGACGGCGCGCTCTGCCAGCAAGAGCAGCGCATCTGCCTCGACGGCTGCGCCTGGAGCGACTGGGAGGAGACGCGCCCGGCAGGAGTCTGTGAACCGCTGTCAGAGCGTGTCAGCGAGGAGTCGTGCGCGGAGGGGGCCGAGCGACCGGAGACCTGCGACGACGCGTGCCAGTGGCAGCCTGCTGGAGACTGTGTCGACCCGTGTGGCGGCTCCATTCCCCTGCGTACTTCGCCGGAATGGGAGCGTGAGGTGTGCGTCCCGGCTGGCAACTTCATTCGTGGTTCACCGACCGCCTCCAACTCGATAGAGCCCCTCGAGGTCTACATCTCGGCGTTCTACATCGACGCCTATCCCGTGACCTACCGCCGCTACGATCAGTGCGTCGCGGCCGGAGCGTGTGCGGCCCCCGACGCGATGACCCGAAACCCCGACCACACACTCCTCGACCGGCCCGCGCAAGGTATCGACTTCGCCCGCGCCAATGCCTTCTGCGCATGGGACGGGCGACGTCTGCCCACCGAGGCGGAGTGGATGAAAGCCGCCCGCGGGCCGTCTCCGAGGACGAACGAGTTCCTCTGGGGCGACACCTGGGACTGCGCGCGAGTCCCGTACACGATGTCCTGCGGTTGGACGCGGCCTCCGGAGTACGACGGGACGGACATGGTCGAGTTCGACTTCGACGCCCTGCCTGGCACCGAGTCCTACTTTGGGACTTTCCTTCAGGGAACTGCCACGCGTGAGTGGACGGCCGACCTCTCGAACTGCGACGAGAGTTGGTACCGAGCAAACCTCAGCGACCCACTCTGCGGCCCTGCCGACACACATCTGCCTCAGCGCGTGGCGCGGGGCAACATTACTTCGCGAATGTACCCGCTAGCGCGGCGCAACGGCCCGCTCGACAGCTACACCGCTCTCGGTGTGCGGTGCGTACGCGAAGTCGAATGA
- a CDS encoding YdcF family protein encodes MFLTLSAASLAYVGAAAWLDRRGRRPVPPEPFDAIVVLGCRVMPGGRPSGSLEARAVRAAELWLAGAAPWLVTTGGVGDNAPSEARVAADVAIALGVDPDAIVLEDRSTTTEENAREARVALRAEASRVLVVTDGYHTFRAERVFRRHFEEVHAVGTVAPTRARVRGALREVTAVAAYFAQRKL; translated from the coding sequence GTGTTCTTGACGCTCTCCGCGGCCTCGCTGGCCTATGTCGGCGCGGCGGCCTGGCTCGATCGCCGCGGGCGACGGCCGGTGCCGCCCGAGCCGTTCGACGCGATCGTGGTGCTCGGGTGCCGGGTGATGCCGGGCGGGCGGCCGAGCGGGTCGCTCGAGGCGCGCGCGGTGCGGGCGGCGGAGCTCTGGCTGGCGGGCGCGGCGCCGTGGCTGGTCACGACGGGCGGGGTCGGTGACAACGCGCCGAGCGAGGCGCGGGTGGCGGCGGACGTGGCCATCGCGCTCGGGGTGGACCCGGACGCGATCGTGCTCGAGGACCGCTCGACGACGACGGAGGAAAACGCGCGAGAGGCGCGGGTGGCGCTGCGCGCGGAGGCCTCGCGGGTGCTGGTGGTCACGGACGGCTATCACACGTTCCGCGCCGAGCGCGTGTTCCGGCGGCACTTCGAGGAGGTGCACGCGGTGGGCACGGTGGCGCCGACGCGAGCGAGGGTGCGAGGCGCGCTGCGCGAGGTCACGGCGGTGGCCGCGTACTTCGCGCAGCGAAAGCTCTAG